In the Thunnus thynnus chromosome 24, fThuThy2.1, whole genome shotgun sequence genome, ttgttgcagCACGTCTGCATCCAGTAGACTATTTAGTATGAAACACAGGCGCCTGATACTGTATCAGTAGCCTATGTGAcgctcacaaaaacaaagggaTTTTATGAGGATGACGTATGACTGCAGCGTTCTACTATAGTCATACGTCATTGTTCAGTTTTAACAACAGCTGACGTTTTTGACCTTTGAGCACAAAATGAAGTTATTTGTCCACAAATATTTGGTGAACATTGTGGCTAATCAACATGGTcagaaaatgactcagaaaaatatgaaatatctcaaaaatgccaaaatacactGGAGGGAGGCTTTAAatagtatttaaatgtttgaaaacaacatttgaatgtgTAAATCTGAAGGAGATTTTACCTCATAAAAATCATccttatgtctgcagtttagtgtcaccacaactttcacatcatattaatctcagcacacAAGTAAgaaatggtgtctgacctcagagtctccagtctacagtgtggactctccagaaaatcaaaCTGCAGATTCCTTCCTGAACCGTCCCGACTGGAGTTGTAGCTCAGatcaagctctctcagatgggaggggttggacttcagagttGAGAGCAGAGatgcacagctgatctctgacaaactgcagctcttcaatctgaataaagaagaaATCATGTAGCGTTAGAAGCAGTTTACATGGGTGCAAGAGCTCTGTCTACAGACGGATTTCCATCAAAAGTGAATTATTTGTTCCATCatagtctgtttgtttttaccactaacacaaaaaagattttactcTGCCAccacatttctgcttttttcactttgtaaaCGATTAAACGGCGAGGGAAAGAGACGTTGGTTGTTCCAGACATCAACGCTTGTTCCAGCTTCCTGCGGTTGTTTATGCATCGATTTATACGTCTGTTTTCTCCAAAATAATCAAAGTTATggcagttttatttaatgtgcaCTTATTTCTCTGTAGGGATGGGTACCGAAACCCGGTATTAAACGAGCCCCGAGGATAAATTTTTAAAGACTGTAGTATTGATAAACTCCGATGTTACCGGTTCTTTTATCAgcactttttaatgttttggtgtaATTTATTCTCAAACTGCAgcctctcctccacacacacacacacacacacacacacacacacacacacacacacacacacacacagtcagaggaCTACCAAGGCTGGACTGGGAGAACTGGTGTCTTTGACTGGGCCATAAGTTATTAACTAACTCACTCCCCTGCCATCGCCCAATACTTGGACTTCTGCACTTAACCGTGTTCCTTGTTAGAGCCTGACATACAGTTCATATTTGGACATGATGTAACatgtctgctgctgttcattatattttcatttatatttcaactgtttttgaCAGACAGCATTATATTGACAAAACATCTTTCATTTATGTAatcttcatctttttatttgtacCACTGATATGCCTTAAGGCTGGACAATATCTCCAGTATATTCAGATGTTACATGATATAGAGCCAGATATTATCTGAGAGTTTGCTTGTAATTCTGTGATGTAGCTCAGTTGTCTGTAACTGTTGCTGCTCCACAAAGCAAGGTTAGTAAGTTTACCACATGACTTTAAAAATGGTAAAACTGCTGAAATTTGCTTTGTTATCATGAACTTGAATTGTCAATCATAATTGAATCATATCCAAATAGCTCATTCAAATGTTGCTTTACAGATTCAAAACACtatcatgatgatgtcatcttttcACACTTATCTGCTTAACTTTCTAATCCTGCTTTGTGGAACAGTCCTCTGGTTAAAAGCTGCTTAACAGCAAATGATGCAGTTTTATTCAACTGAACTCTTCTGTTCTGGTCACCTGCTTTGGTTTTCTAAacactgtttcatattttgaaatatattgttAGTCAAAAAGGTGATACTGTATAGTTGATCATGTCAATATTTCTGAGCCTAAGTGCCTTGTACTACTATTTCCATCAAAAAGCCAAAGACAGTTTGAGAGAGAACGCTCtgtttcagctttttgtttAACATGCAATTGTTCTGCATGTGAACTTTCCAActttatattcaaataaaaagtcaagTGCAATaagaagctgtgtttttttctcttacatTGTAATTACATGATTGAAAATATCAATGATTTAGCTCTGTTCTTCATTCCtaaagaacattttgttctgGTTTGCATTATGTGCTTGTAGCCAGCTTTGGACAGAGATTTTATGAAGAATGACAACCAGGTCtattaaaacctttttcttAACAAAAGTGTCTTTAATTGTATATATTGTGACTATTCCTATGTGTTTAACCTGCTAAGTCAGTATTCATTTAGGTTAAAAATaggtttattaaaatgtttgtaaaaaaaatacaaactaaataGTTCAATCAAACAAATCTGTCAACTGTAAgatactgtaaaagaaaaaaaacagttatattaataaagcaatgaaaaaccagatcatactgtatttttcattaacaGCATGAAACCGTAAACTTtagtaacagtaaaaaaatgttaattttacagTAACTTAATGGCAACCCTGCTGCCAGTTGTTGAATGTTCTTACAGGAagttttaacagtgtgtgtgtagaggtgtgtgtgtttctactgtagcagcctggtgtcatcaggagatttaatgaaggtaaacacagtgaacggtGGTGCGTAACGGCACTGCGCTCTGGCGCAgcacttctcagaggctgcagatttatcaacatatcagtcctgctgacttcagatgctgcagggatttaatgaagtgaaggagaagcttttcatacagtagaaacagctgtggacaacagatactgtaacaatcacccacattcatttatacatcactgcacactgatttactgactttcctgctttaaccacatgaaaccttattttctgtgcacatgttggttggagagtgtttaactgaaataaatgatttatatttgaagcattaatctgttgttgcagCACGTCTGCATCCAGTAGACTATTTAGTATGAAACACAGGCGCCTGATACTGTATCAGTAGCCTATGTGAcgctcacaaaaacaaagggaTTTTATGAGGATGACGTATGACTGCAGCGTTCTACTATAGTCATACGTCATTGTTCAGTTTTAACAACAGCTGACATTTTTGATCTTTCAGCACAAAATGAAGTTATTTGTCCACAAATATTTGGTGAACATTGTGGCTAATCAACATGGTcagaaaatgactcagaaaaatatgaaatatctcaaaaatgccaaaatacactGGAGGGAGGCTTTAAatagtatttaaatgtttgaaaacaacatttgaatgtgTAAATCTGAAGGAGATTTTACCTCATAAAAATCATccttatgtctgcagtttagtgtcaccacaactttcacatcatattaatctcagcacacAAGTAAgaaatggtgtctgacctcagagtctccagtctacagtctggactctccagaaaatcaaaCTGCAGATTCTTTTCTGAACGGTCCCGACTGTAGTCTTcactcagatccagctctctcagatgggaggggttggacttcagagctgagagcagagaagcacagctgatctctgacaaactgcagctcttcaatctgaataaagaagaaATCATGTAGCGTTAGAAGCAGATTACATGGGTGCAAGAGCTCCGTCTACAGGCGGATTTCCATCAACAGTGAATTATTTGTTCCATCatagtctgtttatttttaccactaacacaaaaaagattttactcTGCCAccacatttctgcttttttcactttgtttatGATTAAACGGCGAGGGAAAGAGACGTTGGTTGTTCCAGACATCAACGCTTGTTCCAGCTTCCTGCGGTTGTTTATGCATCGATTTATACGTCTGTTTCCTCCAAAATAATCAAAGGTACggcagttttatttaatgtgcaCTTATTTCTCTGTAGGGATGGGTACCGAAACCCGGTATTAAACGAGCCCCGAGGATAAATTATTCAAGACTGTAGTATTGATAAGCTCCGATGTTACCGGTTCTTTTATCAgcactttttaatgttttggtgtaATTTATTCTCAAACTGCAGCCTGCAGAATTCACCAAAttgcatcatttaaaaaaacattttgcagggGGGGCATGCCTCCAGACCCCCCGAGGTGACTTCATGCCTCGACGCTCGTCGTTGGACACCAGTAGAAAAAAGttaagtcaaaataaaaatttcTCTTCAGCATCCATGAGATTATTGTGTTTGaaatcattcaatgtttcataatatgttcagagctgaagaaggtttagaatgaacaagtttagaaaatggaaactccaaacacctgaacccaacaggatgcaggttaaaaactgtcaaatacaaacagtgaaaaagagcttcattaatattaatgacaacatgctgctacttcaataaacacacagtgaCTTAACAGTGAATTAGCCAGTGCAGCTTTTTCATCTTATATTAAGGTTTCAAATCGGCAGCTCTGATACAGTCAATAGattaaaccactgaagaagaaaatagacgTTAATAGTAAGATACTCAGTGTGGATCAACATAACATCATccttatgtctgcagtttagtgtcaccacaacttttacatcatattaatctcacaGGGATTACAGCCAGGTCATGTTATTCACCTGTAATTTGTAAACCTATATTACTTGACACCTGCTAAACAAATAACACAAGATGTAAAATTTTGAGATTTCAGCATCACTTCACACATAATCATGGAGCTCTTTTTGACTGGTCCTTGGATCTTGGGCTACTCTTCTGACTCATTTTCTTACTGCTCGGTCAGCAATCTTGTGAGGAGCTCCTGTGTGTAGCCGGTTGATGGTGGAGTGAAGCTGCTTCCACTTGCAGATAATGGTCCCAATGGTGCTTATGGGAACATTTAGGAGTTGAGAAATCAGTCAGTAACCTGTGCCATTCCTGTTGCTCAACAATCTTGTTGTGAAGGTTTTGGGAGAGCTCTTTGTCTCTAATCATCATGAGATGGTTCTTGCATGACAGCTTGGTAACAAATAATATCTTCACAGATGTCTAACCCTTTTTAAAAGAGTGGAAGTGCTAACAGCCACATGCACTAACCCAGCTGATTGTAATTAGCACAGGTAAGAGGACTAATTAATGGAATCACCTGGTTCAGTGCTTTTTCTTACTGCCTGTTCAATACTTTTGTCCTGTGTCATTCCAATTCAATGCACATAAGTGTTTTGTTGATTGGGATGTTATGATTTCTTTAGCTGTGTTGCCTTATTGATTTAATACCAATGTCTGCTCTTAATTTCATATGGATAGCTGCACTGGAAATATGTCTCCCGAAAAAAGGTTGATGTGTTGAATACTTATTTCCCCCGctgtacatttatattttcttattgattAATGATTATTATACACATAAGATTAAGGGAAGACAACGCACCTGAAATAATTATATTTGTTCTGACTTATTACATGAGTTTGcctaatttgcataatttcatattaaaaattaaaggttataatacagaaatatattggATGAGAGTGTATATTACTAAGTTTCATTTTGATAGAAGAACATGGATTATTTTGTCCTTATTCAACTGTGGTGCCTTAAAACACATCCACCCTCATCCATGTTTAGGTTATTAAGAAATTTCACATAGGCTTGGCTCTGCTGCAAATTGAGCCTACTGGTATAGAAAAAATAGATGATATAAATTAGGGATGTCAATGATTCATCGATTATGGGTTAATTGCCATTAATAATTCAACTGATTGAGTTACAGGTGTTTCTGGTGACCGCCCGTAAGGGCCGCACAAGCTGTAAAACGAACGCACCTCCCTGCCTTCCGACGAAGAAAAACAGTTGCAGACTCGCAGTGAGCCTCAATCTGCTCACTGTGTCGTCTGGTTGAACTCTGAAGCATAAAGCTGTGAAAACTCCACGGAGTTGTTGTCTGGCGGCTATGCGGTTTAGCTATCTGAGGCTCATGCTAACACTAAACTAACATGttgaacagaagcagctgctcGGTTAATGCAGGCTGAGAGCTGACTGTCACACAGCAGGACTCTAATTACACATGCttccaacaaaatcaacacaaaagtgATGAACTGTCTAAGCGACACTCCCCTGATCtgaatataaatgcattttagcgGTGACAGTAAATGGACAGATAAAGTCACAGCAACAGTATTGTTTCATCCCCGGGACATCCGTccagctgagcagctgtttccagcagctggacTAATGTTAGCTACAGTAAACACACGTCACTCCATCATATAGATCAGGTCTGCAgattgttttatataaaactaaCCAGATGATGTCTGTTGTGGGGAGATTGGGGTAACctgtttcacatttacattgttACACTACAATGTCCACTGTACCAACAAAttatatgcatttattttagtctaaaatacaaaatgtgtaatatttcaCTTACTATTGTATATCTGAGCAGGCTGCAagttatatactgtagataaacACCCACTATACACTATGTACTATACATAAAGTAACAtcattttaccatttaccattacctatgtttgacacaaaataaGAGTAGACTACATTaggagttaaaagaaaaaaataagcaaacacCAGGttacttaaatgataaataacacaaataatgacttaatttaGAAATTACAGAGCTCACGTCTGTTGCTATTCAACAACTGGCCGCCAATATCCAAAGcattaaacacagcaaacagctgcacaacttCCAGCTTCACTAGAGGACAGCCAGAGCGCCCCCGCCGGCGGGAGCAGCGCTGCCGTCGTAGAAGCAAACGCGTCACAGGGTATTTAACACGGAAGAGTATAATCACACCACGTACCGTTTTGTTCAGAAGAAGCTCGGCTAGTAAGCTAGCGTAACCATTTCTACCTAAACGAAACACAAGTCAAACACCAAGCAACTGTGAGCGTGTAACAAAAAGCGCCCCTGATATCTTTCATTTCACGctatccacacacacatcaaatgaATCCTGAGATTTCACAGATTCCAGAAATATAACTCCTATCACTACCCGACCAAAACTCACTGGAAAAAACGTCGAAGTAATATAGAAAAACCTCCGTTTTTAAATTAACAACTACAAATTGTGTCTTACCTTTGCTGTTTCTGTAATCAAAAGTTGCGTCTGGCCGCACAAAACCACTAGTAATGGCTACTCCAATGTCTCTGGGTCATTTTGAGTTGATTACAGCCTTTCTGTATCCACTTTCCCGGTAGGAAGGACAGAGTGAAATCGGCCATCGTCTAAGCCTTCCATGCGAACACACGGTCTATGTCTCCATCTAGTGGTTGAATCGTAGTACTGACACAGATTCAGTCAAAAGCAATCGATAGTGGAGTTTGTGAGCTTTGATTAGAGGCCTAAACCGTCCAAATATGGTCCAAATCGACCAATGGTTTCCGGAGATATTGATGCGTATTGCTCAGGTTAGCTGAGATCGTTGCTCAGATTACATTAGGATTACATCACATTTGATGTAATTACAAATAGCTAATTTGGAATTTTTTCTCCACTAAAACTTATCTAACTTTGCTCTGCTTCACCTTCTTAGCATCAAAATGATGCTAAGAAGGTGATGTTCACATGTTTTATGGTTTACTAGAGGTTTTGGGCTGCAACTCCATCATTTCAAAGGGGATATTCACTATAATACTGTtaagttgggttttttttgtggaaatgaAATCTTTCATTTATGCCATGTTCCATCTTCATTTACTCTGACCCAGTAACATCTATACTGATGCTTACACCTCTGCACAAATCTCACAAGTGTGACCTTTATTATGATATAGAAAGTGTTCATATAAACCTTGTAGTTAcagagatatactgtatttattatgAGTATGCCATTTTCGAGCAGGGGCCTGAGTCAGAGGCCTAGGGCTTAAGAGGTTAATTAGATCAGACTAGATGTCTTGGACAAACCtaacaattaattaacatttaaccaaaattGCTGGAGCCTTCAATGGTAAATAACCTGTAACTTTATCCTacaaatcagaatcagaatcatctttattggccaagtatgtttacacatacaagcaaTTTGACTCCGctttagtggctctcaatgttcttacacagaataacaacacaacaatcttcagaaatatacacaaggaatgactatatacaggtgaatctgtttctgtgaactgtaaacaggattcAAATAGTGTAACGAAGTGAATAGTGTGAGGATtgatgagataaatattaaatggtaaaaaaaatgacGTTActtcatatacatatattaggtggttatgtacagtatattcagcCTGTTAATACACCCACCGGGCGCACGGGCCAACAGTTAGGTCTACAGCCTACAGGACACAATTAAACATCTATCtgcttgttattttcttttaataataatgtttaatttactTGCAATTAGTAGGATAAACGTGAACTTGCCCAGCgccaagctaacgttagctgaccAACTACCATCTGTAGCAAACCGTTATTTATCTGTCCATcgtttatgttttcatattattcatattattgttGAActttcaacaacaataatatgaaTCTTACCATTTTTATTCCATCATGTTGAATTCCGATGTTTGTTCTGTCACTCAGAACTATGAGCTAAAGTTGAGCGATGCTCTGTGTTTAGATATTCCGCGCTGTCTGTGTCACGTGATTCATGCAAACAATCACATTGGCTACTGAGATGTGACAATCTACGAAGAACATCTGGTTGATGCAgctctcactgttttttttttacaccatcaAAATCCACAAACGAAATACAGAATGAATAGGAagtttctctctcattctttcttttttttctcctcggATCTACACTGATCTCATAAATGGCCTCTATGgacacaacattcagacacctattcatgtcaacacagataaataaaatgctgctgactgtaaaatggatcaaattaaacATGTTGGATTAAAAGCTTAtgtattacttttatttatcttcttCCTGTAAATGGTAAcaggaaattaatattttcctcCTACTGAGGAACTTATTTCCAACCACAGATTTACTCTCATCATCACCGCTGACTAACAGTGATCAGTGCCAAACACCAGACTTTCACATGACTTCCCTTCTATCTGGTGGTGCAGCTACACAAAGTGACATCATTTTCTGCCAGGAAGCATCATGCACATGTTGAAGTGTAGCAGCTAAAACACGACTTGAGATACAAACTGCATTTGGAAATATGATTTGCTCTCTTTGTCTGTACTCCTGTGTGAGAgtattaaagtgtgtgtgagagagacttTATGTATAAGTTCCTACAAAATAGTGTGTtatcaatatttaatatataagaCATTATTCATGAATATGCAATGAAAGTCTTGAACTTTTTTCCCATTTGGTTTATAGATTTGAGTTTCACACACGTaccaaaaattataaacattaaattGGTCTAACATAAAGTTGTCCAATAATTTCTTACAAATATCAGACCCTTTCGATGGTAGACTGAATTCAAATTGAAATCAACTGTTCAggcattttggattttaaacattttagtgatttgtgaaatacaaatgaatcaaattaaatgtgaaacTTCTATTATGAATTTAAATAACTGGGTACATACAAGACATACAAGAGGAAAACGCAGTcggtgaactgacctcagagtctccagtctacagtttggactctccagtccagcagacagaatCAATCCTGAGTCCTTCAGGTTGGAGTTTTCACTCAGGTCAAGCTCTCtgagatgggaggggttggacttcagagctgaggccacaacttcacagtgagtCTTTGAGAGTCCACAGTCCTTAAGCCTGTTATTAcaaattatattacatttaaatatgctAAAATCAAACACCTCTATGATGAATATAGACACTATGCATTTTGATGACAAAGCAAATTGTGTTTTGAGGGGTCAGCAGCTCCATATAGTGCATTTATGGTAAAATGCTGTCTGTTGTGATAAAATGATGACTGTCAAAACACAAATCCTTAAGTCCTGAAGTTCTTTTGCTGGATTTGTATTAAAACTAGAAGGTGAAGgataaactgtaaaatgtaacattGTTTATAATTAAACAGAATAACTGTGTTCATAAGTGTAAACACATCAACTACAAAGTTTTTCTTGCTCTCAAAGTTTTGGTTACAACTGAAGAACAATTGTTGTGAGAATAACTGGTTTACAATTTTGGCAACAAGCAGCTGTAACACAAGCTGAACACAATTTAACAGTTTGTAAGTTTTacagtgtgcatgtatgtaaagGAGGGATGTATGATATGTCAGTGGCTGATATTTTTGgctgagaaatgagaaaatgtaactactgtattgttattgttttggtaaTTGAATTTCAGTCAATAATTGTGTCCGATAATGCAGAGCCTTTTTACAGTGACTGTGGACTAGTGACATCATTCTAAACCTGGTTGTGAACAGGGACTTTTTAAGGTCAGGTCTTGTGTTGGTACTGGAGTGGACTGAGAGTAACAGAACAGACATGGTTTTAGAGTAGATTATAGTAGTCTGTACAGTCCTGCCTCTCTtgcctttctctcctctgatcTCTGTGTTGCTGCCTGTTTGCACAAGGCCAGCGTAacttacaaacaaacataacctACATTGTTTTAAGATTAATAATATTGGTTATCGTATTGGTATCAGACACAACAAACATAATTATCAATCGTTGTCATTGGCCCTGAAATTCCACATCAGTGCATCTCTAATGTAAAGTGATTCACACTTTACAGCATGCActatacatttacattacactTTACTGTAATATTGATATGATTGATGTAAAGTTGGCTTTataatgttgatattttgtttcCCAATCACTCTCAACACTGTAAAACACTCCcttaaaaatgtttatcttAGTTACAGGTACAAAGAGTACAACGTTTGGAGATCAAATAGGCTCTTCAGAGTTGAGTACAgaggcaacaggaagtatctaAAACATTTTGGACTGAGCAGCTGGACatgagagagatgtgtgtgtgtgttctgcagttATTGATTTATAATGTTGATAATCACATCTAGACTTACACAgcctttctgcagttcctcacagctgggatcagtctCCGTCGTCCCTCATCTGATGTGTTGTACTTCTTCAGGTCCAACTCATCCAGAACCTCTtctgacatctgcagcatgtaggacagagctgagcagtggatCTCAGAGAGTTTCTTCTctgatctgttctctgacttGAGGAACTTTTGGATCTCCTGATGTACTGAGCGGTCgttcatctccatcagacagtggaagatgttgatgcttctgtcaggagagaCATTAGTATTCATCTTCTTCAGGTTGTTGACGGCTCTCTGGATGATTTCTAGACTGTTCTTTTTCCAATCCAGCAGGCCTCCTAAGAGATGCTGGTTGGACTCCAGAGAGAGACCATGAAGGAAACGAACAAACAGGTCCAGGTGGCCATTTTCACTTTCAAGAGATTTCTTCATGGCTTTCATCAGGAAGTCATCCAGAGTTGGGTCATCGTTTCTGAAATGCTTAGAAATCTTCTTAAGGAAAGACTCTGGTTTTGATTCCTCGTGTTTGTAGTCTTCTCCCAGGAAGGCCTTCAGTACCTCTGTGTTGCTGCTGGTGTAACAGTGGTACatgtagactgcagccagaaactcctgaacactcagatgAACAAAGCTGTAGACTGTTTTCTTGAATGTCACACTCTCTGTTTTGAGGATCTCTGTACAAAATCCTGAGTACACCGAGGCCTCTTTGACATCAAGACCGCACTGCTCCAGGTCTTCTTGGTAGAAtatgatgtttcctttctctAGCTGTTCAAACGCCAGCCTCCCCAGCTTCAGAAGAACTTCCCTGTCTGCCTTCATCAGTTTCTGTGGCCTCGTTTCATGTCCCTCATTATActtctgcttcttcctctttgtctgaaccaGCAAGAAGTGTGAGTACatgtcagtcagggtcttgggcagctctcctctctggtctgtagtcaacatatgctccagaactgtagcagtgatccagcagaagactgggatgtgacacatgatgtggaggctcctgGATGTCTTAATGTGTGAGATGATTTTGCTGAAGAGATCTTCATCACTGAATCtcctcctgaagtactcctccttttGGGCGTCAGTGAAGCCTCGTACTTCTGTTACCCTGTGAACACATgtaggagggatctgattggctgctgcaggtcgggaaGTTATCCAGACGAGAGCTGAGGGAAGTAGATTCCCCTTGAAGAGGTTTGTCAACAGCACGTTGACTGATGacttctgtgtgacatcagacatGATCGTCATGTTGTTGAAATCTAAtgaaagtctgctttcatccaggccgtcaaagatgaacaaaactttacagacagcgagcttctctgctgtgaccttctgtAATTTTGGATGGAAAACATGGATCAGCATGAGAAGACTGTACTGCTCATTTTTGATCAAGTTCAGCTccctgaatgaaaacagaatcaccagactgacatcttggttttccaagccctctgcccagtccagagtaaacttctgcactgagaaggtttttccaacACCAGCAACGCCGCTCGTCAGAACAAATCTGATGTGTCCCTGTTGGTCAGGTAAGATTTTAAAGATGTCGTGACACTTGATTGGAGTGTCATGGAGGGTCTTCATCTTGGAAGCTGTCTCAAGCTGCCTCACCTCATGTTGGGTATTAACCACTTTactctgtccctctgtgatgtagagctcagtgtagatGCTGTTGAGGAGGatttcacttcctgcttcatcagTTCCTTCAGTCACATGTTCACATCTCCTCCTCAGACTGATCTTATGTTCATGTAAAACCTCCTGGAGAGCAACATTCACTAAAACAGAGACAACATGTGAAACTAAACAAAGGGAATCTGACAATAATTCATTATTaccaacacaaaaacaatcagTCTTACTTTGTACAGTGATGGTCTGACTGTCTAGATCCTTCTGGACGTCCTCCtgacacaaagaacagcaggacagctgctcctccacagaAACACCACTCTTCCTATT is a window encoding:
- the LOC137177368 gene encoding NLR family CARD domain-containing protein 3-like isoform X8, with amino-acid sequence MDKMASDTGLTEVHKMSARVEEEEGRAEPPVSNVLSMKSDRYNDHFLTFSNKPGPSNTKGQTDHRQRAESPASDCLSMKSDRSNRDPPTFSNEPGPSDTKGQTDHRQRSESPASDCLSMKSDRSNRDPPTFNNEPGPSDTKGQTDHRQRAESPASDCLSMKSDRSNRDPPTFSNEPGPSDTKGQTDHRQRSESPASDCLSMKSDRSNRDPPTFNNEPGPSDTKGQTDHRQRAESPASDCLSMKSDRSNRDPPTFSNEPGPSDTKEKNRKSGVSVEEQLSCCSLCQEDVQKDLDSQTITVQMNVALQEVLHEHKISLRRRCEHVTEGTDEAGSEILLNSIYTELYITEGQSKVVNTQHEVRQLETASKMKTLHDTPIKCHDIFKILPDQQGHIRFVLTSGVAGVGKTFSVQKFTLDWAEGLENQDVSLVILFSFRELNLIKNEQYSLLMLIHVFHPKLQKVTAEKLAVCKVLFIFDGLDESRLSLDFNNMTIMSDVTQKSSVNVLLTNLFKGNLLPSALVWITSRPAAANQIPPTCVHRVTEVRGFTDAQKEEYFRRRFSDEDLFSKIISHIKTSRSLHIMCHIPVFCWITATVLEHMLTTDQRGELPKTLTDMYSHFLLVQTKRKKQKYNEGHETRPQKLMKADREVLLKLGRLAFEQLEKGNIIFYQEDLEQCGLDVKEASVYSGFCTEILKTESVTFKKTVYSFVHLSVQEFLAAVYMYHCYTSSNTEVLKAFLGEDYKHEESKPESFLKKISKHFRNDDPTLDDFLMKAMKKSLESENGHLDLFVRFLHGLSLESNQHLLGGLLDWKKNSLEIIQRAVNNLKKMNTNVSPDRSINIFHCLMEMNDRSVHQEIQKFLKSENRSEKKLSEIHCSALSYMLQMSEEVLDELDLKKYNTSDEGRRRLIPAVRNCRKAVLKDCGLSKTHCEVVASALKSNPSHLRELDLSENSNLKDSGLILSAGLESPNCRLETLRLKSCSLSEISCASLLSALKSNPSHLRELDLSEDYSRDRSEKNLQFDFLESPDCRLETLRLKSCSLSEISCASLLSTLKSNPSHLRELDLSYNSSRDGSGRNLQFDFLESPHCRLETLRLKSCSLSEISCASLLSALKSNPSHLRELELSDSKSLNSSRTKLPFDFLESPDCRLETLRLKSCSLSEISCASLLSALKSNPSHLRELELSDNESLNGSRRKLCDFLESPHCRLETLRLKSCSLSEISCASLLSALKSNPSHLRELELSDNESLNGSRRKLCDFLESPHCRLETLRLKSCRLSEISCASLLSALKSNPSHLRELNLSDNKSLNGSGTKLPFDFLESPDCRLETLRLKSCSLSEISCASLLSALKSNPSHLRELDLNYNESLNRSRTKLPFDFLESPHCRLETLRLKSCWLSEISCASLLSALKSNPSHLRELELSNNFSRDDSERNLQFDFLESPHCRLETLRLRSCSLSEISCASLLSALKSNPSHLRELELSGNYSRDGSERNLQFDFLESPDCRLETLSLW